In Triticum urartu cultivar G1812 chromosome 6, Tu2.1, whole genome shotgun sequence, the following proteins share a genomic window:
- the LOC125516952 gene encoding uncharacterized protein LOC125516952 gives MPTRRVAYEAKKFASHVRVWESAWGETCGFFTDSTALSSMQFTHYTPGHISSQGAGSNPATLQVLSIKLVKVAGGLQWPLFVYGMVAVRDVADHNRNILFSRGRSEALELTQDDPFFPLIGPSRAIVFTDLVDIEIQLKVKGGGTKASQDKALINYVSNYGGAYGPGASTLSVENSFCTLELCLQTVKRTVQATIMLVQVVKHGSWPFKYGGRVACSPLSGELMFNDSGFTHIINPSSNQIVLLDSKIEAMPECFDGYLYLSRQVVSVEIEGVLDIVIQTYSKSGDIAAHGHVRFRPNYCGISQDKFALGDAQVLVTVAWSLVATSKREIVAERSIV, from the exons ATGCCGACGAGGAGAGTTGCGTATGAGGCGAAGAAATTCGCTTCGCACGTTCGTGTCTGGGAATCTGCATGGGGCGAAACCTGCGGTTTCTTCACGGACTCGA CGGCGCTAAGCTCCATGCAGTTTACACACTACACGCCCGGACACATATCTTCCCAGGGAGCCGGGTCCAACCCGGCGACCTTGCAGGTCCTCTCCATCAAGCTCGTAAAAGTAGCCGGTGGCCTCCAGTGGCCATTGTTCGTTTACGGCATGGTTGCCGTCCGCGACGTCGCGGATCACAACCGCAACATTCTCTTCTCCCGCGGCAGGAGCGAGGCCCTGGAACTCACACAAGAT GATCCTTTTTTTCCCTTGATTGGCCCGTCACGTGCCATTGTGTTTACTGACTTGGTTGACATTGAAATCCAACTAAAAGTAAAAGGTGGAGGCACAAAAGCGTCTCAAGATAAAGCATTGATAAATTATGTGTCCAACTATGGCGGTGCATATGGCCCTGGTGCATCTACACTTTCCGTTGAGAACTCTTTTTGCACGCTAGAGTTATGCTTGCAGACTGTCAAACGAACCGTCCAGGCCACTATCATGCTTGTCCAGGTCGTCAAACATGGGTCATGGCCTTTCAAATATGGTGGCCGAGTTGCTTGCTCCCCACTATCTGGGGAACTTATGTTCAATGATAGTGGATTCACTCATATCATTAATCCCTCGTCTAACCAAATTGTATTGCTTGATTcaaaaattgaagcaatgccgGAGTGTTTTGATGGTTACCTATATCTATCGAGGCAAGTTGTTTCTGTAGAAATTGAAGGAGTGTTGGACATTGTCATACAAACCTACTCCAAATCTGGCGACATAGCGGCACATGGTCATGTTCGTTTCAGGCCCAACTATTGCGGCATAAGCCAGGATAAATTTGCCCTTGGTGATGCTCAGGTATTGGTTACTGTTGCTTGGTCCCTCGTGGCTACGAGCAAGAGGGAAATTGTGGCAGAACGAAGCATTGTTTGA